GGGCGTGCCGGTGCATATCAATATTGAAGAAATTCGTAAACCTGAGCTAGATGCGCAAATTATCGCCGATGGTATTGCTCAGCAGCTGGAAAAACGTGTTCAATTCCGTCGTGCTATGAAACGCGCTATGCAAAATGCTATGCGTGTTGGCGCAAAAGGTATCAAAATAATGACTTCCGGTCGGTTGAACGGTGCAGATATTGCCCGTAGCGAATGGTACCGTGAGGGGCGCGTTCCGCTGCATACTTTGCGTGCAAATGTTGACTACGCAACTAGTGAGGCTCATACTACTTACGGTGTTTTGGGTTTAAAAGTTTGGGTTTATACTGGCGAAGGCGGTGAAAAAGTAGTTCAAGTTAAGCCAGAGCAAGAGAAGAGACAAAGAAAAGCAGGAGGTCGTCATGCTGCAACCAACTAGACTCAAATACCGTAAACAGCAAAAAGGTCGTAATACCGGTATTGCTACCCGTGGTAATAAGGTGAGTTTTGGTGAGTTCGGTTTGAAAGCGATTGGTCGTGGTCGTTTGACTGCGCGCCAAATAGAAGCGGCTCGTCGTACTATGACACGGCATATTAAACGCGGTGGCCGCATTTGGATTCGCGTATTTCCTGATAAACCCATTACTGCAAAACCTGCAGAAGTTCGTATGGGTGGGGGCAAAGGTTCTCCAGAGTATTATGTGGCTGAAATCCAGCCCGGTAAAATGCTGTATGAAATGGATGGAGTATCAGAAAATTTAGCTCGCGAGGCATTTGAATTAGCCTCTGCTAAGCTGCCGATTCCGACAGTATTTGTGGTGAGACAGGTGGGGCAATAATGAAAGCGAATGAATTGAAAGACAAATCGGTGGAGCAATTGAATACGGATTTGCTTGATTTGCTGAAAACTCAATTTGGCCTACGTATGCAAAATGCTACTGGCCAATTAGGTAAACCTAGTGAATTAAAGAGAGTGCGTCGCGATATTGCCCGTGTCAAAACCATCTTAACTGAAAAAGGTGCTAAGTAATGAGCGAAACTAAAAATGTTCGTACTTTGCAGGGCAAAGTGGTTAGCGACAAAATGAATAAAACCGTTACCGTGTTGGTGGAGCGTAAAGTTAGGCACCCTCTTTATGGTAAAATTATCAGCCGTTCAACTAAGATTCATGCCCACGATGAGCAAAATCAATACGGTCTTGGTGATGTGGTTGTAATTGAAGAAACCCGCCCTTTGTCCAAAACCAAGTCTTGGGTTGTTAAAGAGCTGGTAGAAAAAGCCCGTTCCGTTTAAAAATTAAGACAGAATGGCTTAAAAAAGAAACGAGGTCTTGCATCAAGGTAAATTTATATGTAGACTTCGTTTCTTAATACTTCAGTTTTTCTTCTGAAAGTTTCTTCCCTTCGGGATCCAAGACTGGTTTACTAGAATCTTTATCAAGATATCAGATTGCTGGATACTAAAATTTTGGTATTTTAAGCTTTCTGAAAAAGGTAAATTAAGTTGGTTTTTTTAAAGGTAAAAAAATGATTCAAATGCAGACCATCTTAGATGTGGCTGATAACTCGGGTGCGCGTCGCGTGATGTGTATCAAAGTTTTGGGTGGGTCTAAGCGTCGCTATGCTTCCATTGGCGACATTGTTAAAGTTGCAGTGAAGGATGCAGCTCCCCGCGGTCGAGTGAAAAAGGGTGATGTTTATAATGCAGTAGTGGTTCGAACTGCGAAAGGTGTTCGTCGTCCCGATGGGGCTCTAATCAAATTTGATAATAACGCGGCGGTTTTATTGAATAACAAACTTGAGCCTTTAGGTACGCGCATTTTTGGTCCAGTAACTCGCGAGTTGCGCACAGAGCGCTTTATGAAAATTGTTTCGTTAGCCCCTGAAGTTTTATAAGGATTAGTAGTAATGAACAAGATTATTAAAGGCGATAGAGTAGTTGTTATTGCTGGCAAAGATAAGGGTAGACAAGGCCAGGTGCTTAGAGTGCTGGGAGATAAAGTTGTGGTTGAGGGTGTTAATGTTGCTAGGCGGCATCAAAAATCGAACCCGATGCGTGGAATTGAAGGCGGCATAATTATCAAAAATATGCCTTTGGCTATTTCAAATGTTGCTATTGTTAATCCTGAAACCAATAAGGCTGATCGTGTGGGTGTCAGATTGGTTGAGAGTGATGGAAAAATGAAACGTGTTCGCTTTTTCAAATCTAATGGTTCTATTATTGGAGTATAAGGAGATAAGATGGCTCGTTTGAGAGAGTTTTATAACAGTACGGTGATCCCTGGGTTGGTGAAGCAGTTTGATTACAAATCGGTTATGGAGGTACCTCGTATTGAAAAGATTACTTTGAATATGGGTGTTGGCGAGGCTGTTGCCGATAAAAAAGTAATGGAACATGCTGTTGCAGATTTAGAGAAGATTGCTGGTCAAAAGCCTGTAATAACTATGGCACGTAAATCTATTGCGGGTTTTAAAATTCGTGATAACTATCCGGTTGGTTGTAAAGTAACACTGCGTCAAGATCGAATGTTTGAATTTTTAGATCGCTTGGTGACGATTGCTTTGCCGCGTGTGCGTGATTTCCGTGGGGTAAGCAGTAAATCTTTTGATGGTAGCGGTAACTATAATATGGGTGTTCGAGAGCAAATTATTTTTCCAGAAATCGAATACGACAAAATTGATGCTTTGCGTGGCTTGAATATCACTATTACAACAACTGCTAAAACAGATGAGGAAGCAAAAGCCCTGTTGTCGTTGTTTAAATTTCCATTCAAAGGGTAACTTATGGCTAAAAAGGCACTTATCAACCGAGAAATAAAACGTGTTGCTTTAGCGAAAAAATATACCGCTAAGCGTGAGGCTATTTTTGCTGTTATTAATGATTCGAATGCTTCGGATGAAGAACGTTTTCAGGCACGTTTGAAGCTTCAGGCGATTCCACGTAATGCTGCACCTATTCGCCAACGTCGTCGTTGTGCTTTAACTGGTCGGCCACGCGGTACTTTCCGGAAGTTTGGTTTAGGCCGTATTAAAATCCGTGAAATTGCTATGCGTGGCGAGATTCCGGGTGTTGTTAAAGCTAGCTGGTAATAGGAGTAATAATTATGAGTATGCATGATCCTATTTCCGATATGTTGACTCGTATCCGAAATGCACAGCGTGCAAATAAAACTGCAGTGGCTATGCCCTCTTCTAAGCTGAAGTTTGCTATTGCTAAAGTTTTGAAAGAGGAGGGTTATATTG
This genomic interval from Neisseria musculi contains the following:
- the rpsC gene encoding 30S ribosomal protein S3; its protein translation is MGQKINPTGFRLAVTKDWSSKWFAKSSDFSTVLKQDIDVRNYLRKRLVNASVGRVVIERPAKSARITIHSARPGVVIGKKGEDIEVLRRDLQNLMGVPVHINIEEIRKPELDAQIIADGIAQQLEKRVQFRRAMKRAMQNAMRVGAKGIKIMTSGRLNGADIARSEWYREGRVPLHTLRANVDYATSEAHTTYGVLGLKVWVYTGEGGEKVVQVKPEQEKRQRKAGGRHAATN
- the rplP gene encoding 50S ribosomal protein L16, translating into MLQPTRLKYRKQQKGRNTGIATRGNKVSFGEFGLKAIGRGRLTARQIEAARRTMTRHIKRGGRIWIRVFPDKPITAKPAEVRMGGGKGSPEYYVAEIQPGKMLYEMDGVSENLAREAFELASAKLPIPTVFVVRQVGQ
- the rpmC gene encoding 50S ribosomal protein L29, with product MKANELKDKSVEQLNTDLLDLLKTQFGLRMQNATGQLGKPSELKRVRRDIARVKTILTEKGAK
- the rpsQ gene encoding 30S ribosomal protein S17, with amino-acid sequence MSETKNVRTLQGKVVSDKMNKTVTVLVERKVRHPLYGKIISRSTKIHAHDEQNQYGLGDVVVIEETRPLSKTKSWVVKELVEKARSV
- the rplN gene encoding 50S ribosomal protein L14 is translated as MIQMQTILDVADNSGARRVMCIKVLGGSKRRYASIGDIVKVAVKDAAPRGRVKKGDVYNAVVVRTAKGVRRPDGALIKFDNNAAVLLNNKLEPLGTRIFGPVTRELRTERFMKIVSLAPEVL
- the rplX gene encoding 50S ribosomal protein L24; translated protein: MNKIIKGDRVVVIAGKDKGRQGQVLRVLGDKVVVEGVNVARRHQKSNPMRGIEGGIIIKNMPLAISNVAIVNPETNKADRVGVRLVESDGKMKRVRFFKSNGSIIGV
- the rplE gene encoding 50S ribosomal protein L5, yielding MARLREFYNSTVIPGLVKQFDYKSVMEVPRIEKITLNMGVGEAVADKKVMEHAVADLEKIAGQKPVITMARKSIAGFKIRDNYPVGCKVTLRQDRMFEFLDRLVTIALPRVRDFRGVSSKSFDGSGNYNMGVREQIIFPEIEYDKIDALRGLNITITTTAKTDEEAKALLSLFKFPFKG
- the rpsN gene encoding 30S ribosomal protein S14, whose amino-acid sequence is MAKKALINREIKRVALAKKYTAKREAIFAVINDSNASDEERFQARLKLQAIPRNAAPIRQRRRCALTGRPRGTFRKFGLGRIKIREIAMRGEIPGVVKASW